The genomic DNA CAACTCGGCCCCCTGGATGAAAATGCAGCTGGAGGTAGGTTGAGCCAGCCCAATTTGGAAACTCATACCAGATTCGGTTAGTTCGTCACCGTTCGGTGACGAACTAACCCGACCGAAGGGAGTGCTCTAGGATTCAAAAAGATAGCCTCTTAACACTTTTTGTTTGAAGATTATCTTTTTGAATCCGGTATCAGAAGCCCTTCAGCGCCCCCCGCAATAGCATAACGCCCGGCCATACATTGGCCGGGAATTTGAAACAAAAAGCGCACTTGCCTCGCTTGATTCAATACTTTTACCTGAGGCGGGCAGCTTTGAGCCAAACTGTATATAACGCTTAAGGCAGATTTACTGTGCTGGATTCGGAGAAGAGCCCACAGAGGCCGTAGCAGCCGAAGGTTTGGCACCGGGGGCCATGACCATGTTCATGTCCCGGCCCAGCATCTCTGGGCGCATTTCCACAAAACCAACACCTTCCAGATCTCTGGCAATGCGATCCAAAAGCTTGTAGCCCAGTTCCTGGTGGGCCATCTCACGCCCGCGGAACATAATCGTGACCTTGACCTTGTGCCCTTCCTCAAGGAAGCGCCTTATGTGCCCAAGTTTGGTGTTATAGTCGTGGGCCTCAATTTTGGGCCGGAGCTTCATGCTCTTGAGTTCGGTGCGCTTGGCTTTCTTGCGGGCCTCCTTCTCGGCTTGCTGCTGCTCGTAGCGCCACTTTCCGTAGTCGAGCAGTTTGGCGACCGGAGGAACCGCATTGGGCGAGACCAGAACCAGGTCATATTCGCGCTCTTTAGCCATGCGCAAGGCTTCACGGGTATCCACTACCCCAACCTGTGTGCCGTTTTCGTCAATCAGGCGTACCTGACGCACCCGAATCCGCTCATTTACTGG from Meiothermus cerbereus DSM 11376 includes the following:
- the infC gene encoding translation initiation factor IF-3 gives rise to the protein MTKDVPVNERIRVRQVRLIDENGTQVGVVDTREALRMAKEREYDLVLVSPNAVPPVAKLLDYGKWRYEQQQAEKEARKKAKRTELKSMKLRPKIEAHDYNTKLGHIRRFLEEGHKVKVTIMFRGREMAHQELGYKLLDRIARDLEGVGFVEMRPEMLGRDMNMVMAPGAKPSAATASVGSSPNPAQ